One genomic window of Borrelia coriaceae includes the following:
- a CDS encoding DUF764 family protein: MILNIKAIHTCLLDYLKSFKEVIKKLGISLDIIHTYNHPYISKHTTKSENICAVKFENIDNLLIPNSRCGEFYSNVNEFSLHFQIFILSQVIDSKDRDSYYTMLQIYSLLTDFIHENTCKLTLEQEDDDKYSIRVNLYIYPTTNMQNNGLIKIDSNYSNAAYCCSQNFKANAQIIEKLKENKNATRHH, from the coding sequence ATGATACTCAATATTAAGGCTATACATACTTGTTTACTAGATTATCTAAAAAGTTTTAAAGAAGTCATTAAGAAATTAGGAATAAGCTTAGACATAATTCATACATATAATCATCCATACATCTCTAAACACACTACCAAGTCTGAAAATATATGTGCAGTTAAATTTGAAAATATAGACAACTTATTAATACCAAATTCAAGATGCGGTGAATTTTACTCTAATGTAAATGAATTTAGTTTGCATTTTCAAATATTTATTTTAAGTCAAGTTATAGATTCTAAAGATAGGGATTCATATTACACCATGCTTCAAATCTATAGTTTGTTAACTGATTTTATTCATGAAAATACTTGTAAGTTAACACTAGAACAAGAAGATGATGATAAATACTCAATTAGGGTTAACTTATATATCTATCCTACAACAAATATGCAAAACAATGGACTTATTAAAATTGATTCCAATTATAGCAATGCTGCTTATTGTTGTAGTCAAAACTTTAAAGCTAATGCACAGATTATAGAAAAGTTAAAGGAGAACAAAAATGCCACAAGACACCATTAA
- a CDS encoding DUF1506 family protein: MMTHNNSIRTRLASLASRVISYFENEETLKLYKGSYSYSEDLSDYQLTYDKNNFEQFKGVFFSIVSDELTNLSDTNLYDIKSLHKLYTTSNLEFELKDRISDSNMFYEIVSIDSSIGYLTIILKVIEWK; encoded by the coding sequence ATGATGACACATAATAATAGTATTAGAACTAGACTAGCAAGCTTAGCATCAAGAGTAATCTCTTACTTTGAGAATGAAGAGACACTCAAACTCTATAAAGGCTCATATTCTTATTCAGAAGACTTATCAGATTATCAATTGACATATGATAAGAACAACTTTGAGCAGTTTAAAGGCGTATTTTTTAGTATAGTATCAGATGAACTTACCAATTTATCTGATACTAATCTTTATGACATAAAGTCACTTCATAAACTTTATACTACATCCAATTTAGAGTTTGAACTTAAAGATAGAATATCAGATTCTAATATGTTTTATGAAATAGTTAGTATTGACTCTAGTATTGGCTATCTCACTATCATTTTGAAGGTAATAGAATGGAAATAG